One window of Hypanus sabinus isolate sHypSab1 chromosome 10, sHypSab1.hap1, whole genome shotgun sequence genomic DNA carries:
- the LOC132400297 gene encoding general transcription factor II-I repeat domain-containing protein 2-like, which yields MVDMTAHLNTLNTALQGKGRTALHMLEDVLAFERKLTVLARDLQKGTLSHFPNLREFKQGHDMIISEYLHSAIIAMQTSFGKRFCEFREEKNTLSFPVTPLSIDPSLLNTTALAGVSQPDLEMELADIADKDIWVSKFRRLTADLEDVARQKAVLAQKHKWSDIENLTDDSLRSCVKMKVTSYIPDVQTLCAEVQEQKSH from the coding sequence atggtagacatgacagcgcacctgaacacgctgaacacagctcttcaggggaaaggacgtacagccctgcacatgttggaggatgttttggcattcgagcgcaagttgacagtgcttgccagagatttacagaaaggcactttgtctcacttccccaatttgagagagttcaaacaaggtcacgacatgataatttcggagtatttacattctgcaatcatcgcaatgcaaacatcgtttgggaaacgcttctgtgagttcagagaggaaaaaaacacattatccttcccggtcactcccctaagcatcgatccatccctactgaatacgactgcattggcaggtgtgagtcaacctgatcttgagatggaactggccgacatagccgacaaagacatatgggtgtccaagtttagacgcttgacagcagaccttgaagatgttgcccgtcagaaggccgttcttgctcagaaacacaaatggagtgatattgaaaacctcacagatgacagcttgcgatcctgtgtaaagatgaaggtgacatcatacatccctgatgtgcagacgctgtgcgctgaggtccaggagcagaaatcccattaa